Proteins encoded together in one Lathyrus oleraceus cultivar Zhongwan6 chromosome 5, CAAS_Psat_ZW6_1.0, whole genome shotgun sequence window:
- the LOC127079231 gene encoding uncharacterized protein LOC127079231 has protein sequence MRMTAESESLARILAYLAENKRRSILKKERLQDLAYEAEGLESGRQDQTIALESWRLDCMYDNEPLGFEKYPLNESQKMQAQDPFEEIDLVEVYIDDIVIKSSSRGEHLDHLRCSFDRMRKHGFKMNLLKCAFGMHAGDFLGFVVHKRGIKINENKTKAILNLKSPSTKKQLQSLLGKINFLRRFISNLSGKTKVFLPLLKIKREIDLYWGLEQQEDFDAIKGYHTKPHILLPPSRKKNMSLYVVASDTTIGSMLAQGDISGVERPIYYLSRVLADAETRIGKRALALTEFSLTFKPLKAIKGQPVVDFIVDHAMVESSLTVVDTKPWHLYFDGSSHKDGTGVGVLILSPQDGPTKIKYKISEKCSNNEAEYGDLIIGLRILKGLGASRIEVRGDSELVVKHVTREYKCIKESLLKHFVTATQLLKHFEVTDIRHVPRNENQEANELDQIDSGYKIYKSKFQDMIEVREKMVSNTPPLTEDILDRNNNRNEGLDKECQEAYGLKKSWEHGVFTVNKSSPTDWRKPIVEYLENLVGGTNRKTKYRALRYVLSENELLKKTPEAVLLKCLGDTEAYLAIYELSRLDSRRSIDRRLPADEDDPPSCVQTCRAFIHMPQ, from the exons ATGAGGATGACTGCTGAGTCAGAAAGCTTAGCTCGAATTTTGGCCTATTTGGCTGAAAACAAGAGGAGGTCAATTCTGAAAAAAGAGAGACTTCAGGATTTAGCCTACGAGGCCGAAGGTTTAGAAAGTGGTCGACAAGACCAAACAATAGCTTTAGAAAGCTGGAGGCTTGATTGTATGTATGACAACGAGCCTTTGGGGTTCGAAAAGTATCCATTAAATGAGTCCCAGAAGATGCAAGCACAAGATCCCTTTGAAGAGATCGATCTGGTTGAG GTGTATATTGACGACATTGTGATAAAATCGTCATCACGGGGAGAGCACCTGGATCACCTTCGATGCTCATTTGATAGAATGAGGAAACATGGATTTAAGATGAATCTATTAAAGTGTGCTTTTGGTATGCATGCAGGCGACTTTCTGGGGTTTGTGGTACACAAACGAGGCATCAAGATCAATGAGAACAAGACAAAGGCGATCTTAAACCTCAAAAGCCCATCGACAAAGAAGCAGCTCCAATCTTTgttggggaagataaacttcttAAGAAGGTTCATATCGAATCTAAGTGGTAAAACAAAGGTATTTTTGCCACTGCTCAAAATTAAGAGGGAAATTGATTTGTACTGGGGCCTAGAGCAACAAGAGGATTTCGATGCAATCAAGGGTTACCATACCAAGCCTCATATTTTGTTACCTCCTAGTAGGaagaaaaatatgagtttataTGTTGTTGCATCAGATACGACTATAGGGAGTATGTTGGCCCAAGGGGATATTAGTGGTGTCGAAAGACCCATATATTACCTCAGTAGAGTATTGGCAGATGCTGAAACTAG AATTGGAAAACGGGCACTGGCATTAACAGAGTTTTCTCTGACGTTTAAACCTTTAAAGGCTATTAAAGGCCAACCCGTGGTAGATTTTATAGTGGATCATGCCATGGTCGAATCATCTCTAACTGTGGTTGACACCAAACCATGGCATTTGTATTTTGATGGGTCGAGTCACAAAGATGGAACGGGAGTCGGGGTATTGATATTATCCCCACAGGATGGCCCAACGAAAATTAAGTACAAGATCAGCGAAAAATGTTCCAACAATGAAGCCGAGTACGGGGATTTAATAATTGGTCTTCGAATCTTGAAAGGGTTGGGAGCTAGCCGAATTGAGGTAAGGGGTGACTCAGAGTTGGTAGTCAAGCACGTCACACGCGAATACAAGTGCATCAAGGAAAGTTTGTTGAAGCATTTTGTGACTGCGACGCAACTATTAAAACACTTTGAGGTTACAGACATAAGGCATGTACCGAGAAACGAAAACCAAGAAGCCAACGAGCTGGACCAAATCGATTCTGGATATAAGATATATAAGTCGAAATTCCAAGATATGATTGAAGTTCGAGAGAAGATGGTATCAAACACACCACCACTAACAGAAGATATCCTCGACAGGAATAACAATCGTAATGAAGGGCTAGACAAAGAATGTCAGGAAGCCTATGGACTCAAGAAGTCCTGGGAACATGGAGTTTTCACTGTCAACAAATCATCCCCAACAGACTGGAGGAAACCGATTGTAGAATATTTAGAGAACCTAGTCGGAGGCACTAACAGGAAAACCAAATACAGAGCGTTGAGATATGTGTTGTCAgaaaatgaattgttgaagaaAACACCAGAAGCTGTACTACTTAAATGCCTGGGAGATACTGAAGCATATTTGGCCATATATGAG CTATCTAGGCTTGATAGTCGGAGATCTATTGATCGAAGGCTCCCCGCTGACGAAGACGATCCTCCTTCTTGTGTTCAAACTTGTCGGGCTTTCATTCACATGCCTCAATAG